CCTTTTTATATGGAACAATTTCAACTCTAATAATCTCACCTATTTGCGAGGAATTATTTTTTAGAAAATTCTTATTGAAAAAATTAATGGAACAAAACAGTCAAAAGATTGGAATCATAATTTCAAGTTTATGTTTTGCAATTATTCACATTGAAACACCATTTAATTTATTTCCTACATTCATTTTTGGAATTATAAGCAGTTTGATTTTTATAAAAACAAAAAAAATAGGTTATTCAATTTTATTACATTTTTTAGTCAATTTATTGGTTCAGACTTTATACGTATTTGACTTTACTTTTGACAGGTGGTTGTTAGATTTAAATTTTAATGTTATATATTGGATTATGTTTTTAATAGGAATTGGAATAACATATTTCGGAATAAAAAAACTACTGGCAACACCGTATAAAATTAATGGCTAGTTCTCGCCTACTTACGAAAATCCTCGCGGATTTTCTATCTGGTGTTTATTTGCTAAATTAGGTGCTTAAACACGCCACTAACCTTATACATAAACGTTGCCTACAATTGCAGAGCTCAATTCAAAACGTGTAATACCGAATATAAAAACCACTGATTTTAAGCTACCTTTATAAGTCTTTAGCTAACATTAAGCACACAGTTAACCAATTCAGAATTTTAGCCAGATAATGTAAAAATTACGATCTTCCGATATTCACTCAGACGCAACAACGACGCAAACCGAATTAGCTTGTTTCCCAATAAAAAAATAAAAATTAAAAACTGTAGGCAACACAGCATATAAAAAATTGTTTACTTTAGTGTCTAAATTATGGAAGTTGTTTATTTACTTACTGCTGAAATTCCTTCGGAATTTCATTGCTCGTAAACACAACTTTCCATATCCAACAACGTTGTGTGCAATTTGAGAAAAATCTGAATTTGAAAATGGAATATAGAATTGGTGACTTTTATGACGGAGAAGTAGGTAACTATAACCTGAAAAAGGAATATCTGTTTTCATATTCTTTTTCACCTGGACTTTATGACAAATTGTGTACAATAAATCTTTTTGTAAAGAGCAGTTTGACTTATGAATTATTTCTGTTTTTCTATGACCAAAACCAACAGAGTTTGGAATCATTAAAAGAAAATCCTAGAGAAGCGAGAATTCATTTTTATCAAGAAAGCAAATTACCCTTTGCCATAAAGCAAACTTTATTGGAAATCGCAAACCCTGAATTCCATTTAAAAGATTCGTATTATAATTCAAAAAACACTTTTGGAATATTAGATAGGACTTCCATAAATGCCAAGATAAATCTGGAGAAAAAATACTTTTCAATTGATTTGAGTCTAGACACATTAGATAAGAACTTATTTAAGACAGAATCTGAATTAAATTTTTTAAAGCTAATAGAACAAACAGAAAGTTTTTTAGAAAAAACAAGAGACTTTCATATGGAAACTTATGAATAAAAAACTGCACACAACACCGTATATAATTTATTGCTAGTTTCTTGCCTACTTGCGAAAGTCCTCGCGGACTTTCTTGGTCGGTAATTATTTACTAAATTAGTTGCTTGAAACACGCAACAAACCATATACAAAAACGTTGCCTACAATTGCAACGCTCTATTCAAAACGTGTCATAACGAATATAAAAACCACTGATTTCAAGCTAACTTTATTAGTCTTTAGCTAACATAAAGTACACAGTTAACCAATTCAGAATTTTAGCCAGATAATGTAAAAATTACGATCTTCCGATATTCACTCAGACGCAACAACGACGCAAACCGAATTAGCTTGTTTCTCAATAAAAAATAAAAATTAAAAACTGTAGGCAACACCGCATATAAAAAATTGTTTACTTTAGTGTCTTAATTATGGAAGTTGTTTATTTACTTACTGCTGAAATTCCTTCGGAATTTCATTGCTCGTAAACACAACTTTCCATATCCAACAACGTTAGCAAACATTAGGAATGAAACGACCGAATTGGCAAATAAGTTTTAGAAATCTACCAACAATTCCTAATTCAAAAAGATGGATAAAAGGGGAAAGCGAAACTCTTGAACAAAGAATATCAAAAAAACTGGTTCTAGACGAAAACATTAGTTCTTCCGAAAGAAAAGTTATGCAAGATTTGATTATGTTTTATGGAGTTTTATATAAATCATTACAACAATTAGAATTTCAAACCTTCACTCAAAAAGACTTTAAGAATTTTACAAATTACATTTTCTATGCTTTTAATTATGTTCCGTTATTAGCAAATAAATTAACCATCTATCAAATTTATAGAGTTGTTATAAATGAGAATATTATCGGTTCTAAAAAATCCTTGAATAAAAAAAGGTTTCTTGCTTATCCACCTTTGCATATCGTCAAAAGAATAAACAGATACAACAGAGCGAATTCAATAAATAATACTGTTTTTTATGGAGCAGAAACAATTGACACAGCACTAAATGAAATAAAACCAAAAATTGGAGATGTCGTTTCCATTGGTGTATGGAAACCAAATGTTGAGCGAGAATTTAACAGTTATCCGATTTCTCATAGCCAAAAAGCATTCGGAATAAACGAAAAATCCACAAATGCGACTAAAGCGTTAAGTGAATACTGGAAAAATCACGATAGTTTATTAAATGATTTTATGGAACCTTATTTTCACGTTTTAGGACACGAATATTCTAAACCAATAAAACATAATTACGAATATCTAATAAGCTCAATGTTTTCGGACAGAATATTTGACAATGAAAAACGAGAAAATACTTCGTTTGACTTTGAATGCATAATATATCCAAGTGTCGGAAATAAATTTAAAACAAGTAACGTAGCAATTAGAAAAGATATTTTGAGACACGATTTTGACTTAACGAAAGTAATAGAGTTTGAGGTTACGGAATGTAATTATGACAAAAATCAAACTAACAACCCAGAAGCCATTACTCTTGTCGAATACAAAAATTTGAAAGAAACAACAGAGATTGTTGAAAATGATATAGTATGGAAATAATAACGTTTGCTAACAATGTGTATAATTAATTGCTTGGTTTAAGCCTACTTACGAACATTCCTGCGGAATTTTCTATCTGTGATTTATTTGCTAACTTAGTTCCTTAAATCACGCAACAAACCATATGCTAAACCGTTATCTGTAATTTAATATGAACGAACTAAATCAAATAGAGAGAATAAAAATAAAACTTGAGAAAGTTCTAATTATAGATTCAGAATATCAAGAATTTGGTGTAAGTTCGCACAAATATCAAATTAACAAACCGGCTACTGAAAAAGAAATTGAGGAATTCGAAATTAAATATGGTATTGAACTTCCAACAGGTTACAAACAATTTTTATTAGAAGTTGGAAATGGTGGTTTAGAATATGAAGACAATGGAAACCTTAAACCTAGTGCTGGACCATTTTACGGAATATATGAATTATTTGATAGCGCAGAAATTTTTACTGAATCCTCTACTTTAAGAAAAGACGTTTTTTTTAACTCAAAAATAACCGAAAGTGATTGGAGAAGTATTACTTGGGATAAATTTGATATAATATCAGATGAAGAATTTGAACAGTTATACAATAAACTTCTTTCTGGAATTATGATTATTAGCTATGGTGGTTGTTCTAACTATCAAGGATTAATTCTCAATGGAAAAGATAAAGGTAAAGTCATATATGTGTACGATGAAATAGAATACAAACCACATATAGCTGAAGAAGGTTATTTTCTAGATTGGTATGAATCTTGGCTTGATAAAATAATAGAAAAAAATAAAAATGGGACACCATATTGAAGCAATCATAACCTCTGAAAAACCAAATAAAACTAAAATAGAAGTCTTGGATTTACCTGTTTTCTTTGAAAATGGATTTAATATTATTCCTCTTGATGTTTGTCACACTACCTATTGGGGAAAAAAATGGAATGTCTATGATGAGAATGGAGATTGCTTTGGAGGAGTTAACCTACTCTGTCTGAGAAGCATTGAACGTATAGCTAAAGAAATTGAAATTTCAAATTTTGCTCTTATCGCTACTGATTATAATGGTGGCATTGGAGAACAAGCAGCAATTGTTTACAAAGATAAACGTGAAATTCGAATTAACGGAAACTACTATTCTCATTATTCTGGAATGGATGTAGTTGATATAAATTCTGCTTTACGTAATATTGGAGTAACGAAAACAAAAAAATCTGATGAATTTGATTCAATTAATTTATCAAGTTATAGAAGTTTTGATAAGTATTTCGAAAAGTATGAAGTTGCTTGCGAAGACGAATAAAAACTACAGATTACAATGTGTATAATTCATTGCTAGTAAAGGCTTACTTACGAAAATTTCGCTGGAATTTTCTATCTGTGATTATTTGCTAACTTTAGTGCTTAAACACGCCACTAATCTTATACATAACCGTTAGCTATAATGTTGAACGAACATCACAAATGAAAAGAATACTTACCATTTCAATCTTAATGATAAACTTATTAAACTTATTTGGTTGCAAAGCCCAAAAGGAAAATGACCCTTATTGGGAATTTGATAAAACCGAACATTTCCGACCTGAACTGAACAAAGCCGAATTCTTTAAATTAAGTGGTTATGATTTTGGTTGGTTTGTTCTTGAACCAATATCAAAATTTGTAAAGGACAAGGAATTCGAAATTGAGAAAGGTAAATCCTTGTCTTACGGACAGAAAGCTCTCTATTATTGGTGGTATTTAGATGCCCAAGTTACAAATGGTGGATTTGTTCAATTCTACTACAATGGTTACGGACCATATATTCCAACAATAATTAAAGGATTAGAACATATTGGAGATAATGAAATGGCAAATCTGGTTAAAAAAGCAGATAAAATCTATCAAAAGAACAAAAAGCTAATGGACAAGGCTCAAGAAAGTGATTTGTTTGAAAGTAACCTTTATGATAGACTTGACGAATTATCCTTACTTGATGATGATTACTATGAAATGAATAAAAAGACAATGTCCTTAATTGAATCTTACATTCGTAAAAATCCCAATGAAGTTTGTCTCGATGAAGATGGAAAAGAATTTGACATGACTTTTACTGGACTTTGTAAGACCTTCTATGATAACAAAAAAATCAAAGAAGAGTTTCAGCTTGAAAAAGGTTTTATAAATGGAGAATTCAAGTCCTTTTATGACAACGGGAAGCCAAAAGAAGTAATTCATTATCTAAACGGTGAACATACAGGAGAGCAGAAAGAATTCTATGATAATGGAAAACTAAAATATCAAGTAACCAAAGAACCATCAAAAAATATTTTCATACAAGAATGGTACTATGACAATGGAAATCCTAAAAAGCTCGAATCAAAACTGATAGAAAAAAACGAAAGGATTGGAGAATATAAAGAATGGTATGAAAACGGACAACTGTCAGAAACAGAAATTTATAAATCAGCTTATGAGCGTGAGGGAGATTGGCTTGAATTCTATGAAAACGGAAATAAAAAAGTAGAAGCTGAATTCATAAATGGAAAATACATACTAAAAAATTATTGGAACGAAAAAGGAAAACAAACTCTAATAACAGGAACTGGATATAGTGAGTTCTATTCAAAATCTAATTTCAAAGATGACACACCAGAATTACACTATCGAGAATACAAAAATTTTATTCCACACGGAGTTTGGAAAGAACTTAAAAACGACACATTACAACGACTAGTAAATTATCAAAATGGTAAGCGACACGGTAAAATGGAGGTCTATTACAATAATGGAAATCTAAAAGAAGAAACTATCTATGAAAATGGAAATTCTGTTTCAACTAAAAAGTTTCGAAAATTTAAAAACCCTAAAGTCAAAACATTTGTTGTTTCAAGAATTTGCAAAGGTTGCTACAAAGATTATGAGGAATATCAATTACCTGAAAATGACCCAAAACCTTTAAATGATTTGGAATTGACAGTAAATTTTCAAGCCGAACCATCAATATTTGAACCTTATGGAGATGACCATATTATGTTTTATGGATATTATGCATTCGTTAATGAAAAAGGACTTATAGACGAAATCAAATTTGCGGTAGCTGACAATATGTGGTTGGATGAACAAGTAAAAGCAAGTATGTCGAAATTGAAATTTGAAACTGCTTTAAAAGATGGTAAACCCATTAAAAGCATACATTACGTTCGATATAAATTAAAACTGATTGAATAAAACACTATAGCTAACATAGTGCTTTTTTATAAGTCACTAAAACAGAAAGTCGTTCTTCTTTAGTTTTAAACTTATTAGCATTTGAATAAAGTAAAGTTTGACGTTTTAACTTTCCTGTATTAGGATCCCGATAAGAAAAATAAACACACCAACGTTTTTTAGGTCTCCGTTTGCTGAGTAAATCTTAGGGGGAGAATAATTTTTTTTCAAAGTTAAATCGTATTCAATTTGCAATTCTTGTGCAAGATAATCAAAAATAGTATGCATAAAAAAACGGATTGTGAGACACAATCCGTTGATTTTATTAGCATGAAGCTTAGTAGCGGGAACTGGACTCGAACCAGTGACCTTCGGGTTATGAGTTTGAAAAACACCCCGATTCTACTCCTATTAGCTATCTCGCTGATTAAAACGTGTACGGAATCATGTACTCTGATTTATAATTTAATTTATATCAAATATAACCTTTAATTGGGATGTAATACATTTTATTTAATAGTTGTATTACAATTATTTTTCAGGCTACTAAAAACTATCCCTATCTATATCACTAAATACATCATCCTCACTTTCTATAAATGGATCATACCAGTCAGCTTTCTTCCTTGCCCATTGTAACCAATCTTTTTTTGCTTCACTTAACGTATTACTTTCAATCGATTTGTTCTCAACTTCATCTAAATAACTTTTCAAATTTTGAGATTTATACCATCTTCCCGATGAGTTGATTAAGGATTTAAAGTCTTTTTTTTCTTTTTCCCTTTTTTCTATAATTCGTTGTTCTATATCTCGTCGTATGCGCTGTTCCTCCCATCCTTTTTCTAGTTGAACTTGATATTCTTCCATTTCCTTACTAACCGCTTCTAACTTTATTAAAATATCGACTAACATACTATTGAGCGGTCGACTTTCCGAATCCCTCCACTCCTTGCTATTATGAGAATCAATTCTAAAAGAAAGTATACCTGAAGGCATCTTAGTTATCCAACTATGTTCTGGATGTTGCTCTCGTTTCATAATTTCCCTAAAACGAACTTTAATTTCTTGCTTATTAATGATTATTTTAGTTGATCCTTCAACATCAATTTTATGCCCTCTCTTTTTTAACAATTTTACTAACGCATCCATAAACAATAACGCATTTTTGATATTGTTTTTAGCCACAGAGATTGAAATCTGACCCTCCATAGTTGAAATAATTTCACCTTTGGAATAAAATCCTCTTTTTTGAAAATCTTTCATTCCTTGTTTAGCGGATACGATTAGTGGATCTGGTTTTTTCAGATGATCTGCGACAGTAAAATTTAGACTTGAATCTTCTAGCAATTCCTTCTTCAAATTATGCTTTTTTCCTTGAGGACTAATAAATTTGGCAAAAGAAGAGTCGTTTAAAATAACAACATAATCATCATTTGGGTTTGGCAAAGTTGCTCTTTCTACTACTACATTATGTTTTAACTTAGACCAATATCCATTTTTTGGCAATGGAACATTATGATCTCTACAAAAGCTTTTAAATACAGCTATTTTTATAGAATAATCCTTAATTATTTTTGATGCAGGTGTTGACCAAACTAAATTATATAAATCTGACCTGCTCATTTTATTTTCAATCATTTATCAATCAACTTAATATATCCCTCATTATACATAAAATAAACACATCTTTTGTAATGATTATATTCTGACAAATATCCTTTTCATTTGAAACAATTTGACTAGAACTTTCCGATTTTGCCATTTAATTGTTCATTGCATGTAAAAACAGCTAGTAGTTAAAGTTATTTTATAACATAATATCACTTATTTGTATTGAATGCTTGTATTATTGTTACCAATGTAAAAACACCTATTAATACGCCACATAAATATGCTAAAATAGAAGGTGAATTATATTGACTAATGATATATATTGAAAAAACATTAAAAACAATAGGAGAAAATACTAGCACAAAAAAGGAAATGCTCAATGGCAACTTAAATATCCCTTTAATCTTTTTGTTTTCATATTGATAATTAATAATATGATGTAAGAATGAAAAAGGTTTTATAATATTAACCGTATCTGTAAAAAGTCCTAAATCAAAAATCTTGTTACTAACAGCCTCGAAAATCGAAATTAAGTTAATATTATTATTCCATAATGTAATATTTCTTAGATAAACAAAAGAAAAAACGATAGGAATAAAATTCAACAACAAAGTAGTATCCTTTATTTCAAAGAATAGTACCTTAATCTCTGAAACAGAACTTTTGTTAAAAAAAATAAAAAAGTACAGCGTTAGTGCTATTATTAACAAATAGGAATTACGTGTTATTTGCTTATTATTACTTCTTAAATTTTCAGTTAATAAAGTGTGATAATAAATCAAATTAGAATGCTCAACCTCCCCTTTATCAGTATTAAGGGAATTTATCGTGTCTTTTGAAAGACTTTGTATATCTTCTAGTATTTCTTCCATTTGTTTAGGATCTAATTCCTTCATATCTCAATCTTAGGCATCATTATGCGTTGAAACTTTTGTTTACCAGTTACAGCTTCTCCTTTTAATCCATACTTTTTAGATTTTCTATTCCACCAAGAACTTGCCGATGGATGTGGAACCGAACCAACATAAGGCAATTGGTCTTTTAGCTCTTTAGATACATTCGATATAAAATTATCATACGCCTTACTACTTACAAAAATGATTTTATTTGGTTTTAACACCTCATTAATAACCATTAAATTTTCCAAAGCAACTTTACTGTCTATAGTATGAATGTTAATAGTTTCTCCTTCCACTTCCGATGGTCTTTGGAAATAATTTAAATAGACACATTCATCAAATAATTTAATCTCTGGATATATTTCCTGATAAGCTATTTCTAAGTTTCTAAAAATTCCATGCCCTTTGTCTAAAGTTTTAGAATTCTGATAGGTTTTAACAACTTCTCTTGTATTAAACCAGCCTTTATCATTACCAATACTCTCATAAAAAGATTTGGGATTTTTGTACCAATCGATCACTAAAAATTTATTGTTATGCCTTTTAGGTAAATAGTGACTCTCTGCTATAATAAGCACTTTAGCTCTTGCTTCGTTATAACTTAAACCAATATGAGGTAAATATGCTGGATGCAATCTTAAATGGCTTAATTTAGATTTTAGATCGTTGTCGTAGTTTTTTGTATTACCCATTAATGTTATCTATTTTACTTCCTTAATTAATTTTCGTTCTTTGCTTAGAACAATAACTCTTCTTTTTAATATATTTTATTTAAAAAAGCATAGCTAAACACTTTTAAATTTAATATTCTAACTTCTTCATCTTTTTATTCATTTCTTTAAAAGAAATTTCATCTATATGATCATCAATAAGCTTTTTTAAATCAGCTTTCGTATCCTTTAATTCTTTAGCATCTATATGATTCTCTAACTTAGAATGATGCAAAACACGAAGCACTTTACTAAACATAAAAACACGGTTAGCTACAACTAACGTTTCATTGTAAATATATTCTGTCACTTCCTTTTGAGGACTTAATATAACATCCTGAAAATCTACATAAAGACCTTGATTTTTTAGATTATCAAATCCTTGAAGTTTTCTTGTTGTATTTATAGTATGTATTAGTGGCTCTAAAGCTTTTATTAAATCAAGGCTTCCATTAATAAATTTATTAAACCAATTAACTCTTGTTTTAGCGATAGTTGTTGGTTTCTGTTCATCGTATTTAATTATTGTCTCTGACAAACCAACTCCCATTTCCATTAATTGTGCAATCTGATGCCTAATTTTATGGTCTCTAAAAAATTTATGAACCTCTTTGGCTTTATATACATTATAGCCTTCTGCATGTAGTCTAACTAAAATAGACTTGATTACTTCTTCTGTACTTAAAACTAATAAAGAAGTAGCAGAACTGAAAGATTTTCTAGATTCTGCAATTAATATGGCATCTTTTTTTAATTGTAATGCATTTATATAAATAGGCATATCTAAACCTATAGATTCTTTTGCTTTTAGATTGGGAAATTTTCTAATCATTATTTATTTAATTCTTAATAATTCCTCAATAATGTCTTTTTTAAACTTACTGAACGGACGCTTATGCATATTATCCTCTGATAATTCTATTCCAAAAATTAACCTATATTTTTCTTCCTTTGTCATAGTCAAATCACCTTTAAATGTATTTTCTAACAAATTTTTCAAGTAATTTTCAGAATACTTCATCCTTAAATCAATTAAATCTTTAAGCTCCTTTTCACTATGTTTACTATAAACTAATTTAGTTCCCAGTCCATCTAATGTTCTTTTAGTCTTAGCATCCATTTTGTCTTCATTCAAAAAAGTGATACCATATTGAGTGGCAGTGTTGGCAATAGAAGAAAATTTAAACCTTGAAGAAATATCTTTATCTAGATATGGATGTAGATATTCATCTGTATTAAAATGAGCTACAGATTTGACAGAAGAATTACATACTGAACATGATGGAATTAAATTATAGAAAGAAAGTGCAAATAACGGTCTCGTACCTTTGTCAAACCAGTGATCAAATTGACAAGTCATTCCTTTTTCTCCTGCATTTTTCCTAGCTGTAAAAATATATTGTCTATTACAAAACGTACAAGTGTGTTGATCTAGCCATTCTGCCAAATCATAGTTCAGTCCTTTCGCATCTGTAAACCAACCTCCATAGCCCTTTTCTTTAAATACCTCTGAACATCCATCATTAAATTCAATTAAATTATGATTTATATTATCCCACCATTCTACTCTTAAATCTAGTTCAAGTTGTAACATTTTATCTGGTTTTACTTTTATTATTCCCTCTAACTTTGGAATAATAAATGCAAAAAAACGATCATGACCTTCTATTCTTTTTAAATCTCTTGTACAAACTGAGCAACTCAAATTACTACATTTATAACCATTTGGGTTACTAGCTTTTTTTCTTCCAAGTTGTTTGCTTTTAACCCAACAAGTAACAACTGAATAATACTTATTTAATGCTTCTTTTTGCTCCCCTAAATAAATCATCTATGTCAAATCTTTTAAATCAATTCCTGCTTTCTCTGCTAAATCTCTAATTTGCTTAACGGTGTTTTCTTTATCTATTCTATTAGGAAAAACAGTTTGAAACATCTCTGTTAATTTATAATTCAATAAAGGTTCATCTATTATTTTTATCAGGGCTTCATGTTGGTTTATTATATCTATTGCGACTTCTGGATTAACTATATCTTCATTAATGAATGAATTAAGCCAATCTATTGTCTCCTGAATTTTTTCTTTAGCAAAATCTCCCATTAGTCCATCATCAACAAAAAAAGAATCAGCCAGTAAATCTGTTATGTTAGCACCAAAAGATTTCTGAGGCTTTTCAGGGTCATCATCTTTAAACACTTTAATAATTGAATTTTCTAACTTTTTCAAATAAGTAATATTGTTATTTGGAATATCTGATAGTGTTAATGCATCGTGTGTTGTAAAAACAATTTGGATAGTTGGTTTTTGATTTAATTCATTAAAGAGTTCTGGTAAAATTTCAGTTATAGATTTAATAAATTTTTTCTTCCAAGTTGCATGATACCCTGTCTCAGGTTCATCCAACAATAATAAATACTGTTTATGTTGTCTTATATGTTGTTCTCCTTTTCTAACAAAGGAATATATAGAACTATAAAAATTCAATAAGGATTGTTCTCCTGTAGAAAGTCTTTTTTCAGGAAAAATATTAAATATCCTAAACTCAAATTGAATGTATTGAATAGACTCATGAACATTTTGATATAATTTGATAAATGTCTTTAAAAAATCTTCTGATGGATCTTTTTTAACAGATAAGTTTAGCTCATTTGGCTTTTCAAAAATGAATATTTCTGTGTTTTTAAATAAAAAATTATATAGATTCCAAATAGCTAAAAAGCGCTTTATCGTTTGAATCGCATGATTCTTCATTTGACCAAACTCAAATCCGCCTGCAATTTTAGAAATCGGATAGGATTCTATTTTTTTTATAAGTTCCTCTGTCTTATCGAAAGTTATCTCTACTTTTTCTTCTAAGAACCTATATAACGGACCATCAATATTATCCAATCTTTTCTTAAGAAATACTAGTAGTTTTTTATCAAAATCTTCAGCATCTAAAATATCTTGAAATCCAAAATTATTTCCATTAGAATTAGTTTGTGCAAAAGTGTCATCTGTTACTAATAACGAAAGAATAAAAACTTCAAAATTATTTAGGAAATTAAAATTACCATGAATTGCAGTCTCATTAGAAATTGCATAATGATTCCACAACATTTCTAATTGCTTATTAATATATTTTCCAATTGTTGCATCTCTGTAAAAATCGGAATTTAAAAATGTAGATTTATTTACTTGATTAACTTTAATCACTAAATTTTCATAAAAAGGTATATCTTGATAATTCTTTTGAAGAAATTGACCTTTACCATTTAAAAAAAACACTTGCCTAAGTATAGTGTCATAATAATAATCTTCTAGACTGTCTTTAATAAGATTAGATTGACTAATTACACTCGAAATACTTTTTAAATTATAATCAATATGTGTAGAATAGTAAAGTGGATATAATTCTTCACTGGCGCCAAGAGCGTCATATTTAAAATCTGTTTTAAATGCAATTTTTGATTGATTATTAATAATAATCTTATCGTCATCCAAATAAATGGAGATGATTTCACATTTTGTATCTCTATTAAGAACACTCATAATAGATGTTTTACCTACACCATTATTACCTACAATAGCACTTATATTAGAAATCTTATCTCCAAAAAAGTTTTTAATATATTTTGGATTCTCTTTTTTTTCAATATTTAATTTATCATCAATTAACTTGAAATCGAAAATAAAGGTCCCTCCAAAATTAAAATATTCTGGTTTTTGCAGTAAGAAATGATTATCTATATATAATGCTAATAATTCCATTTTTATTTAGTCTTGTATTGTTCTTCCTCCATACCCAACTCTTGCTCTACCTCACCAACAGTAACTTGCCATACATTATATAGTCAATAACCAATCTCTAAGAGTTTTAGGTTTTGTGTCATACTATTCTTCAATTTCATCAGTATTTACAATTAGCAAAAACTGAGGGTTATAGCCAACTGTAACTTTTGTCTGATCCTGAGTTCTATTTTTAAATTGACTTATCAGTTCTTCCGAGTTCGTATTCAATATTGGAATTAAATCATCATCAAAAGTCTCTTCCAAACCAAAAGGAAACAAAAAAAAGAAATTTAGTTTGCCACTACTTTTAATTTTTTTGTACATTTTATTTATCTCTTCCGCCATGTTAATAGTGAAATATGAGAGTTCATGAAATGGAATCGCAAGATGTTTCTTTGTATCTCTGTGAAAATAAAATAGATGCCGAAAATATCTTAAATTATATAATTTAGGGTCAATTCTCATCCCATCATTAAAGTGGTAATCTGTAAATTT
The genomic region above belongs to Olleya sp. Hel_I_94 and contains:
- a CDS encoding type II CAAX endopeptidase family protein codes for the protein MTIHKAILLTLLLIFVFSLTQVGFGFIFYKTELLPEYLQKHVGITTVISFLVAYIVMFRFFWKPKAEIKKTLNFRNYELKILPYLILIVFGLQLLDRPFWDLEKIWNYLNYSEFETDFSTFNGFSPAFLYGTISTLIISPICEELFFRKFLLKKLMEQNSQKIGIIISSLCFAIIHIETPFNLFPTFIFGIISSLIFIKTKKIGYSILLHFLVNLLVQTLYVFDFTFDRWLLDLNFNVIYWIMFLIGIGITYFGIKKLLATPYKING
- a CDS encoding RES domain-containing protein gives rise to the protein MKRPNWQISFRNLPTIPNSKRWIKGESETLEQRISKKLVLDENISSSERKVMQDLIMFYGVLYKSLQQLEFQTFTQKDFKNFTNYIFYAFNYVPLLANKLTIYQIYRVVINENIIGSKKSLNKKRFLAYPPLHIVKRINRYNRANSINNTVFYGAETIDTALNEIKPKIGDVVSIGVWKPNVEREFNSYPISHSQKAFGINEKSTNATKALSEYWKNHDSLLNDFMEPYFHVLGHEYSKPIKHNYEYLISSMFSDRIFDNEKRENTSFDFECIIYPSVGNKFKTSNVAIRKDILRHDFDLTKVIEFEVTECNYDKNQTNNPEAITLVEYKNLKETTEIVENDIVWK
- a CDS encoding SMI1/KNR4 family protein, with translation MNELNQIERIKIKLEKVLIIDSEYQEFGVSSHKYQINKPATEKEIEEFEIKYGIELPTGYKQFLLEVGNGGLEYEDNGNLKPSAGPFYGIYELFDSAEIFTESSTLRKDVFFNSKITESDWRSITWDKFDIISDEEFEQLYNKLLSGIMIISYGGCSNYQGLILNGKDKGKVIYVYDEIEYKPHIAEEGYFLDWYESWLDKIIEKNKNGTPY
- a CDS encoding DUF4375 domain-containing protein; this encodes MKRILTISILMINLLNLFGCKAQKENDPYWEFDKTEHFRPELNKAEFFKLSGYDFGWFVLEPISKFVKDKEFEIEKGKSLSYGQKALYYWWYLDAQVTNGGFVQFYYNGYGPYIPTIIKGLEHIGDNEMANLVKKADKIYQKNKKLMDKAQESDLFESNLYDRLDELSLLDDDYYEMNKKTMSLIESYIRKNPNEVCLDEDGKEFDMTFTGLCKTFYDNKKIKEEFQLEKGFINGEFKSFYDNGKPKEVIHYLNGEHTGEQKEFYDNGKLKYQVTKEPSKNIFIQEWYYDNGNPKKLESKLIEKNERIGEYKEWYENGQLSETEIYKSAYEREGDWLEFYENGNKKVEAEFINGKYILKNYWNEKGKQTLITGTGYSEFYSKSNFKDDTPELHYREYKNFIPHGVWKELKNDTLQRLVNYQNGKRHGKMEVYYNNGNLKEETIYENGNSVSTKKFRKFKNPKVKTFVVSRICKGCYKDYEEYQLPENDPKPLNDLELTVNFQAEPSIFEPYGDDHIMFYGYYAFVNEKGLIDEIKFAVADNMWLDEQVKASMSKLKFETALKDGKPIKSIHYVRYKLKLIE
- a CDS encoding AbiV family abortive infection protein encodes the protein MPIYINALQLKKDAILIAESRKSFSSATSLLVLSTEEVIKSILVRLHAEGYNVYKAKEVHKFFRDHKIRHQIAQLMEMGVGLSETIIKYDEQKPTTIAKTRVNWFNKFINGSLDLIKALEPLIHTINTTRKLQGFDNLKNQGLYVDFQDVILSPQKEVTEYIYNETLVVANRVFMFSKVLRVLHHSKLENHIDAKELKDTKADLKKLIDDHIDEISFKEMNKKMKKLEY